In Candidatus Polarisedimenticolia bacterium, the sequence CCGACGGAGAGTTCCGCTTCTTGCTCCTCCCTCCCGGCCCGCACTACGAGCTGACGGTCTCCCTGGCCGGATACACCACCATCATCTTTTCGGACCTGTCGCTCGAGTCAGGCAGGACGCTGGTCCAGAACGTTGCGCTCCGGCCGGCCACCGACCTGAAGGAAACGGTCCGCGTCCAGGGGAAGAGCCAGACCCTCGACACCGAGAAGGTCACCGCCTCCACCACCTTCACCTCCGAGTTCATCGCCGAGCTGCCGATCCTGGGGCGCGACTACCAGGACATCCTGACCCTGGCCCCCGGCGTCACCGACGTGAACGGGACCGGCAACCCCAACATTCATGGCGCCCGCGACACCGATGTCGTCACCCTGGTAGATGGCGTCAGCACCACCGACCCGTTCACCGGCTATTTCGGCCAGAACCTGAACATCGAGTCGATCCAGGAGCTGGAGGTGATCACTTCCGCCGCGACCGCGCAGTACAGCCGCGCGCAGGGAGGCTTCGCCAACATCCTCACGAAATCGGGAAGCAACGAGTTCGCGGGAACCTTTAAGCTCTTCGTGCGCAGCGGCCTGCTGGACGGGGACGGCGCCGGGCTCGACGACCCCGAGCTGACGGGAGGCTTCCAGGGCGACAAGGTGGTCCGGGAGCAGCACTTCACCGATCTCATGCCGTTCCTGTCGGTCTCAGGCAGGATCGTCGCCGACCGCCTCTGGTACTACCTGGCCGCCGAGTACATCCACCAGGAGACACCGGTCAATGCCCTCACGCATGCGTTCGTGACCCCGGTCTACGGCTATCGGGGATTCTTCAAGACCACCTGGCAGATGCATGCATCGCACCGTCTCGCCTTCTCGGTCATTCTCGACAAGGAGCACCGAGAGAACGAAGGGATCGACAGCCTTGCCGATGCCGAGTCGGGGTATTACCTCACCCGCGGCGGCCCGACGCTCACGCTGCGGGAATCGGCGGTCTTCTCACCGACGCGGATGCTCGAATCGGCGGTCTCCTGGTTCGACAACCGCTTTTCGCAGAATCCCACCACCGACCCCGACACCAACGACAACGGCGTCCTGTACATCGACGACCATCCGGAATGGGGGGGAAACGGCAACGGCATCTTCGACGCCAGGGAGCGGGATCCCGGCGAGGACTGGGACGACGACCGCCATTTCGACGTCTACGAGGACATCAACTTCAACAATTTTGCGGAGGGCAACGAGGACCTCGACGGCGACGGGAGGGTTCGGGCCAGCGAAGCAGGATGCGAGGGGTACGGACACGAGGATCTGAATTGCAACGGACGACTCGACTCGGAAATCGACGCGAACCTGAACGGCACGCTGGATCCTCAGGAGGACGTCGGGATTCGTTATTACTGCGATCAGTGGGTCGGCTACTGCCCCTCCGATTACGTGGAAGGGACGCGCGGCAACGGGCGCTACGACACCGAGGATCGCAACGGCAATGGCCGGCTGGACGTCGTTGGCGATTCGGGAATGACGACGACCCCCTTCTGGATCGATGCCAACGGCAACGGTCGACCGGAGAGCGGTGAGTACCGGATGCCGCTCGCTCCCGACCGGGACCTCGGCACCGACCTGGACGGAAGGACCACCGGTCCGGCCGTTTTCGAGT encodes:
- a CDS encoding carboxypeptidase regulatory-like domain-containing protein encodes the protein MRRTIGWVLSAFAVCAVALTATRAADDATLTGKVLDALGRPLPGAGVILRNREVAFQEQGTITHADGEFRFLLLPPGPHYELTVSLAGYTTIIFSDLSLESGRTLVQNVALRPATDLKETVRVQGKSQTLDTEKVTASTTFTSEFIAELPILGRDYQDILTLAPGVTDVNGTGNPNIHGARDTDVVTLVDGVSTTDPFTGYFGQNLNIESIQELEVITSAATAQYSRAQGGFANILTKSGSNEFAGTFKLFVRSGLLDGDGAGLDDPELTGGFQGDKVVREQHFTDLMPFLSVSGRIVADRLWYYLAAEYIHQETPVNALTHAFVTPVYGYRGFFKTTWQMHASHRLAFSVILDKEHRENEGIDSLADAESGYYLTRGGPTLTLRESAVFSPTRMLESAVSWFDNRFSQNPTTDPDTNDNGVLYIDDHPEWGGNGNGIFDARERDPGEDWDDDRHFDVYEDINFNNFAEGNEDLDGDGRVRASEAGCEGYGHEDLNCNGRLDSEIDANLNGTLDPQEDVGIRYYCDQWVGYCPSDYVEGTRGNGRYDTEDRNGNGRLDVVGDSGMTTTPFWIDANGNGRPESGEYRMPLAPDRDLGTDLDGRTTGPAVFEYHDHRTRFSWLEDFSLYVGEAAGTHDLKVGGSYEHEGYDSDTFQRPVITYPSGSKGATRSRTGDPAATRGN